From the genome of Sulfurovum sp. NBC37-1, one region includes:
- a CDS encoding anhydro-N-acetylmuramic acid kinase produces the protein MNKERYIGIMSGTSLDGVDVVLCEIDKKSCLLKASVEYPFPDDLKKEILSMINGKCTLAQVGSVDVRLGILFSDAVNALLEIEKIDPKSIKAIGSHGQTLWHEPVGKYPFSMQLGDPSAIAVRTGIKVVADFRQKDMALGGQGAPFAPAFHAFLFGGTDASVSILNIGGMANITVLGKTLLGYDTGPGNVLMDMWVAEHKDVTYDRNGEWARSGEVIYPLLEAMLEDPYFSQPHPKSTGREKFNEAWLQKHLNAQHSTLNAHDVQRTLLELTAVSISNEVLKFNQDILLLCGGGAKNAFLVERLGTLMPNIQIGIANDADNIEAMTFAWLAYKRLHNEHVDLKDVTGARQNAILGGVYV, from the coding sequence ATGAATAAAGAACGTTATATCGGTATTATGTCGGGTACATCACTGGATGGCGTGGATGTGGTACTGTGTGAAATAGACAAGAAGTCCTGCCTGCTCAAAGCATCTGTCGAATATCCGTTCCCCGATGATCTGAAAAAGGAGATACTCTCCATGATCAACGGCAAATGCACTTTGGCTCAGGTGGGCAGTGTGGATGTTAGACTGGGAATACTTTTCTCCGATGCGGTCAATGCCCTGCTGGAGATAGAGAAGATAGATCCCAAAAGTATCAAAGCCATCGGTTCGCACGGACAGACGCTCTGGCATGAACCTGTAGGGAAGTATCCCTTCTCCATGCAGCTGGGGGACCCCTCTGCTATCGCGGTGAGGACCGGCATCAAAGTCGTAGCGGATTTCAGGCAAAAGGATATGGCGCTTGGAGGGCAGGGGGCACCTTTCGCTCCGGCCTTCCATGCCTTTCTTTTTGGGGGCACAGATGCCTCGGTGAGCATTTTGAACATCGGGGGTATGGCAAACATCACCGTTCTGGGGAAAACGCTCTTGGGCTACGATACAGGCCCGGGAAACGTGCTTATGGATATGTGGGTCGCAGAGCATAAAGATGTTACTTATGACAGAAACGGTGAATGGGCACGAAGCGGAGAGGTGATCTACCCACTTTTAGAAGCAATGCTGGAAGATCCCTATTTTTCTCAGCCTCACCCCAAGAGTACAGGAAGGGAGAAATTCAACGAAGCATGGCTTCAAAAACATCTTAACGCTCAGCACTCAACGCTCAACGCTCACGATGTACAGCGTACATTGTTGGAACTGACTGCCGTCAGCATCTCCAATGAAGTTCTGAAATTCAATCAGGATATCCTGCTGCTCTGCGGGGGAGGAGCAAAGAACGCTTTTCTTGTAGAACGGCTTGGTACACTGATGCCCAACATTCAGATAGGTATAGCCAACGATGCCGACAATATAGAAGCGATGACCTTCGCCTGGCTGGCGTACAAACGTCTGCACAATGAACACGTGGATCTCAAAGATGTGACGGGAGCAAGGCAGAATGCCATTCTTGGAGGTGTCTATGTATAG
- a CDS encoding Hpt domain-containing protein translates to MVAYFLLFIMFLILALLVYSENRTTKPHLKKEVPKPKIKKKTEKPVTPEETEAQAKEAKEELKEATELQKEKARQRAQREIRKKAKEKAAREASEAKEEAEKAAEKEAQRKALEETEAKRKAQKEKAARETAQAEAKKQAKEEAATTAKEAKALPAYPDFDHSRLVEMGLSDEEAKDFVKELISQIEEQLPLIEKALQEGDFHQMEQLTHSIKGSSTNIGTGGVADLLIDYNTYLKTGNDPILSKSYYEELKIQLERLKVQYL, encoded by the coding sequence ATGGTTGCATATTTTTTACTCTTTATTATGTTTCTGATCCTTGCTCTGCTTGTCTATAGTGAGAATCGAACTACAAAACCTCATCTAAAAAAAGAAGTTCCCAAACCAAAAATTAAGAAAAAGACAGAAAAACCGGTTACCCCGGAAGAAACTGAAGCCCAAGCAAAAGAAGCAAAAGAAGAGTTGAAAGAGGCTACGGAACTCCAAAAAGAAAAAGCCAGACAACGAGCCCAAAGAGAAATACGGAAGAAAGCAAAAGAAAAAGCTGCCAGAGAAGCATCCGAAGCAAAAGAAGAAGCTGAAAAAGCTGCCGAGAAGGAAGCACAAAGAAAAGCTCTCGAAGAGACAGAAGCCAAAAGAAAAGCCCAGAAAGAGAAAGCTGCCAGGGAGACTGCCCAGGCAGAAGCTAAAAAACAGGCCAAGGAAGAGGCAGCCACAACAGCTAAAGAAGCAAAGGCCCTTCCAGCCTATCCCGACTTCGACCATTCAAGACTGGTTGAGATGGGACTCTCCGATGAAGAAGCGAAAGATTTCGTCAAAGAGCTTATCTCCCAGATAGAAGAACAGTTGCCTCTCATAGAAAAAGCCCTACAGGAGGGGGATTTTCATCAGATGGAGCAATTGACCCACAGTATCAAAGGCTCATCAACCAATATCGGTACAGGTGGTGTTGCCGATCTGCTCATAGACTACAATACATATTTGAAAACAGGAAACGATCCCATACTCTCAAAATCTTACTATGAAGAGCTGAAGATCCAGCTTGAAAGACTCAAAGTGCAGTATCTCTAA
- a CDS encoding aminoglycoside phosphotransferase family protein, whose protein sequence is MNENIKVWLESIGWGDWEIEVASADASFRSYYRLKRQRHAETFILMDSSLMPESLPPFVEMNERLSAVDVHVPSIIVKNIKSGYLILEDFGSTHYLDVLNEDNYRELYMKAIDEIVKMQRADTEGLPLYDRTFLLFEMDLMEEWYLNKYLQILISEDQQKIIRETLDIIVDTVLEQPQGVFVHRDYHSRNIMLIPGNEVGVIDFQDARAGAVTYDLVSLLKDCYIEWPKEAVEELALYYRDQAGLKVDDAAFLKCFYFMGLQRHIKVLGIFSRLSLRDGKDGYLKDIPLTLKYVLETASRYPETLSFAKMLEAIV, encoded by the coding sequence ATGAATGAAAATATAAAAGTATGGCTCGAGAGTATCGGCTGGGGGGACTGGGAGATCGAAGTGGCTTCAGCCGATGCAAGTTTCAGGTCCTACTACAGGCTTAAAAGACAACGTCATGCTGAGACGTTTATCCTTATGGACAGTTCTTTGATGCCTGAAAGCCTGCCTCCTTTCGTAGAGATGAATGAAAGACTTAGTGCAGTTGATGTACATGTACCTTCTATCATAGTAAAAAATATTAAATCAGGATACCTGATACTTGAAGACTTCGGCAGTACACATTATCTCGATGTGCTGAATGAGGACAATTATCGTGAACTTTATATGAAAGCCATCGATGAGATCGTCAAAATGCAGAGGGCAGACACAGAGGGGTTGCCTCTGTACGATAGAACGTTCCTTCTATTTGAAATGGATCTGATGGAGGAGTGGTACCTCAATAAATATTTACAAATATTAATTTCTGAAGATCAGCAGAAAATCATCAGAGAGACGCTGGATATTATAGTTGACACGGTACTGGAACAGCCGCAGGGTGTTTTCGTGCACCGTGATTACCATTCAAGGAATATTATGCTGATACCCGGCAACGAAGTGGGTGTGATTGATTTTCAGGATGCAAGAGCAGGGGCGGTCACCTATGATCTGGTCTCCCTTCTAAAAGACTGTTATATCGAATGGCCTAAGGAGGCGGTGGAAGAGTTGGCTCTGTATTATAGAGACCAGGCAGGATTAAAAGTAGATGATGCAGCATTTTTGAAGTGCTTCTACTTTATGGGCCTGCAGCGGCATATCAAGGTACTGGGGATCTTCTCGCGGCTTTCTCTGAGAGACGGGAAAGATGGGTATCTGAAGGATATACCGCTGACTTTGAAGTATGTGCTGGAAACGGCTTCCAGGTATCCGGAGACTCTAAGTTTTGCTAAAATGTTAGAAGCAATAGTATGA
- a CDS encoding NAD(+)/NADH kinase, with protein sequence MILYNQYDTKPFRKTMSNEKLIQIKTAGFILKPDSPEIRPLYEKIKTQFEAKGISVMLSEKSARMIDLNGMPFEEMCAKADFLVSLGGDGTLLSLVRRSYGYHKPVVGINAGNLGFLADITLDDIDAFLGRLLSGEYRIDDRMMIKGYIAKRSGEKKEFIAFNDVVITSPEPSKMVKVNASIDGERFNSYTGDGLIISTPTGSTAYNLSAGGPIVYPLTQAFIITPVLAHSLANQRPLVVPADFSIELDAEKYRAIASIDGQEVYELEEGDVLYIAGAKKGAKLIHRMEHNYFSVLREKLHWGDRNW encoded by the coding sequence ATGATACTCTACAACCAATACGATACAAAACCCTTCAGGAAAACGATGAGTAACGAGAAACTTATACAGATAAAAACAGCCGGATTCATTTTAAAGCCTGACTCTCCGGAGATCAGACCTCTTTATGAGAAGATCAAAACGCAGTTCGAAGCCAAAGGTATCAGTGTAATGCTTTCTGAAAAGTCTGCAAGGATGATAGACTTGAACGGCATGCCTTTTGAAGAAATGTGTGCCAAGGCTGACTTTCTTGTTTCCCTGGGTGGGGATGGTACACTGCTGTCACTGGTCCGCCGCAGCTACGGATATCATAAACCGGTTGTCGGTATCAACGCCGGCAACCTGGGGTTTCTGGCGGATATCACTCTGGATGATATCGATGCCTTTTTGGGACGCCTGCTTTCCGGAGAGTACCGGATAGATGACCGTATGATGATCAAAGGATATATTGCAAAAAGATCAGGTGAAAAGAAAGAATTCATTGCCTTCAACGATGTGGTCATCACCTCTCCCGAGCCTTCCAAAATGGTAAAAGTCAATGCTTCGATCGACGGGGAACGCTTCAACAGCTACACGGGTGACGGGCTTATCATCTCCACCCCTACGGGATCGACAGCCTACAACCTTTCAGCAGGAGGCCCCATTGTCTACCCGTTGACACAGGCATTCATCATTACCCCGGTACTGGCACATTCTTTGGCAAACCAGCGTCCTCTGGTCGTACCGGCGGACTTCAGTATTGAACTGGATGCGGAGAAGTACCGTGCCATCGCTTCCATAGACGGACAGGAAGTGTATGAACTCGAAGAGGGGGATGTGCTCTACATTGCCGGTGCCAAAAAAGGTGCGAAGCTGATCCACAGGATGGAACACAACTACTTCTCTGTACTTCGTGAAAAACTTCACTGGGGAGACCGAAATTGGTAG
- a CDS encoding DNA repair protein RecN, producing the protein MVERLYLRDLVTFQALELEFEQGLVVFTGPSGAGKSVLMSAILSSFGYSTQGAAALCELNVIKPPKLSSEAYLLEEDLSIRTMKKEKLRYFIDGQNISKKALSGLFSPYVRYLSVRDKGGFDSETLLELIDSTLLTKDKSYKKLFKEYKKRYLNYREKAQELAKIRKDETRLAELIEFATYEIEKIEAIDPCPGEEEELLQVKQQLSRIDKIKEALENASEIFHFESSVEEVYHLLDKEGDLFFEAMNQLRADFEDTQLLADELEEVDVEEVLDRLSDLTALKNRYGSIEEALAYKEAKKVELSGYVNIEHDKSMLEQFLALEHSELGILAGKISQARKKEALEIEKKLAEYLANLKLPQMQFQFTSVPLNTLGMDETGMMLGNSTTATLSGGEFNRLRLALMAVSIDKGADKQGVLILDEIDANVSGDESIAIATMIAQLSSVYQIFAISHQPHLSVKADQHIVVTKEGNESRAEVLGDAGRINEIARIISGEKPTEQAVAFAQKLRDTAL; encoded by the coding sequence TTGGTAGAGCGTCTCTATCTTCGTGACCTGGTGACCTTTCAGGCACTCGAGCTTGAATTTGAGCAGGGGCTTGTGGTCTTTACCGGGCCCAGCGGTGCGGGAAAGTCAGTGTTGATGTCTGCCATTCTTTCCAGTTTCGGTTACAGTACGCAGGGGGCGGCGGCACTTTGTGAACTCAATGTCATCAAACCGCCAAAACTTTCCAGTGAAGCCTATCTGCTTGAAGAGGATCTGAGCATCAGGACAATGAAGAAGGAGAAGCTACGTTATTTCATTGATGGGCAGAATATCTCCAAGAAAGCATTGTCCGGACTTTTTTCTCCTTATGTACGCTACCTGAGTGTACGTGACAAAGGCGGTTTTGATTCTGAAACGCTTTTGGAGTTGATCGATAGTACACTGCTTACGAAAGACAAATCATATAAAAAGCTTTTCAAAGAATACAAAAAACGCTATCTGAATTACAGAGAGAAAGCACAGGAACTCGCAAAGATAAGAAAAGATGAGACCAGGCTGGCAGAACTGATAGAGTTCGCTACCTATGAGATAGAAAAGATAGAGGCCATCGATCCTTGCCCGGGTGAGGAAGAGGAGCTGCTTCAGGTCAAGCAGCAGCTTTCACGCATAGACAAGATCAAAGAGGCGCTTGAGAACGCTTCGGAGATATTCCATTTTGAAAGCAGCGTGGAGGAGGTCTACCATCTACTGGATAAAGAAGGTGATCTCTTCTTCGAAGCGATGAACCAGCTGCGTGCCGATTTTGAAGACACACAACTGCTTGCAGACGAACTGGAAGAAGTTGATGTCGAAGAGGTCCTTGATAGACTGAGTGACCTGACTGCACTGAAGAACCGTTACGGTTCCATTGAAGAGGCATTGGCATATAAAGAGGCTAAAAAAGTGGAACTTTCAGGCTATGTGAACATAGAACATGACAAAAGTATGCTCGAACAGTTTCTGGCACTCGAACACAGCGAATTAGGCATTCTTGCCGGAAAGATCTCCCAGGCGCGTAAAAAAGAGGCTTTGGAGATAGAAAAGAAGTTGGCTGAATATCTTGCAAACCTGAAACTGCCTCAAATGCAGTTTCAGTTTACCAGTGTGCCCCTGAATACTTTAGGAATGGATGAAACCGGTATGATGCTTGGCAATTCAACCACAGCGACACTCAGCGGCGGGGAATTCAACCGTCTTCGTCTGGCTCTGATGGCGGTCAGCATCGATAAAGGTGCTGACAAGCAGGGTGTACTGATACTCGATGAGATCGATGCCAATGTCAGCGGGGATGAATCCATCGCCATTGCAACAATGATTGCCCAACTTTCATCAGTGTATCAGATATTTGCCATTTCCCATCAACCTCATCTCTCTGTAAAGGCTGATCAGCATATCGTGGTCACCAAAGAGGGGAATGAGAGCAGGGCGGAAGTGTTGGGTGATGCAGGCCGTATCAATGAGATCGCACGTATCATCTCGGGAGAAAAACCAACCGAACAGGCGGTAGCATTTGCGCAGAAGCTTAGAGATACTGCACTTTGA
- the murU gene encoding N-acetylmuramate alpha-1-phosphate uridylyltransferase MurU: MKAMILAAGLGTRMRPLTDHTPKPLLEVGGIPLIVWHLERLEHDGFREIVINVAHLGYKIIEALGDGSEWGVKISYSDEQEEGCLESGGGIVKALPLFGDEIFLVVNGDIFTDYDFNCKMKLGEGILAHLVLVPNPEHNPEGDFALLEGKVVDAKEYTFAGIGYYSPKLFEGVPYGKHSIVPLLKAAMKEGRITGELYEGEWLDIGTPERLELLNAQLFNSN; the protein is encoded by the coding sequence ATGAAAGCAATGATACTCGCAGCGGGGCTTGGAACACGTATGCGTCCTTTGACGGACCATACCCCTAAACCGCTTTTGGAGGTAGGAGGTATTCCCCTTATCGTTTGGCACCTTGAGCGTCTTGAGCATGATGGCTTCAGGGAGATCGTCATCAATGTGGCGCACCTGGGTTACAAGATCATCGAGGCTTTGGGTGATGGTTCCGAATGGGGTGTTAAGATCAGCTACTCCGATGAACAGGAAGAGGGATGTCTGGAAAGCGGTGGAGGGATCGTTAAGGCCTTGCCGCTGTTTGGTGATGAGATTTTTCTTGTCGTCAATGGCGATATCTTCACTGATTATGATTTTAACTGCAAAATGAAACTGGGTGAGGGCATACTGGCGCATCTTGTGCTGGTACCCAACCCCGAGCACAATCCCGAAGGAGACTTTGCCCTGCTCGAGGGAAAAGTGGTCGATGCCAAAGAGTATACCTTCGCGGGTATCGGCTACTACTCTCCGAAACTCTTCGAAGGTGTTCCCTATGGGAAACACAGTATCGTCCCGCTTCTCAAAGCAGCCATGAAAGAGGGAAGGATTACCGGCGAGCTTTATGAGGGTGAATGGCTTGACATCGGTACGCCTGAAAGGCTGGAACTTCTGAACGCACAGCTTTTCAATAGTAACTAA
- a CDS encoding NnrS family protein: MHMKFSEESEDSYFFSQPHQPFFILAFISALAGMLIFMLAYKGVLHMAVSPVGFHVYVFTYLMFTPAFFGFLFTTFPRFTATPVIGKSTYMRVFGFYYIGATLVLLGSIVTPVFSGIGMAVVFIGHVMGTNILRNIYNTTTMDDKHDVYWILTAMKMGVLAHFLFIIAAFFYSPLMGLSTEISTYLFLFFLTFSVAQRMVPFFSHSMAGRNDYLMKTIFVLLILHVLLEGIYTNSSFIVDLLIGLFTGKEILRWKLPFPNPNPLLWILHIALFWVPVAFILSALVNLTTLLSGVNFLVLDIHMLVLGFVLTIMIGFGTRVTIGHSGNIMQADRWVTFLFYWTQVVVALRILVSLAAALGWNFMVLFDVSATAWLIMFTAWAVRFFAVLINGKKLS, encoded by the coding sequence ATGCATATGAAATTCTCGGAAGAGTCTGAAGACAGTTACTTCTTTTCACAGCCCCACCAGCCATTTTTCATTCTGGCGTTCATCTCCGCCCTTGCAGGGATGCTGATATTCATGCTTGCCTACAAAGGCGTACTGCATATGGCGGTCTCTCCGGTCGGGTTCCACGTCTACGTATTCACTTACCTGATGTTCACTCCGGCCTTTTTCGGTTTTCTTTTTACGACATTCCCACGCTTCACAGCCACGCCGGTCATCGGGAAAAGTACCTATATGCGTGTTTTCGGTTTCTATTACATCGGCGCAACGCTCGTGCTGCTTGGCAGTATCGTGACCCCTGTTTTTTCAGGTATCGGCATGGCTGTAGTGTTCATCGGCCATGTGATGGGGACCAACATACTCAGGAATATCTACAACACAACGACCATGGATGACAAACATGATGTCTACTGGATACTCACAGCGATGAAGATGGGGGTACTGGCACATTTTCTCTTCATCATTGCTGCATTCTTCTACTCACCGCTTATGGGACTTTCCACAGAGATATCCACCTATCTCTTCCTCTTTTTTCTGACCTTTTCAGTAGCTCAGCGAATGGTTCCTTTTTTCTCACACAGTATGGCGGGACGAAATGACTACCTGATGAAGACTATTTTCGTACTGCTGATCCTGCATGTCCTTCTTGAAGGTATCTATACCAACAGTTCTTTCATCGTAGACCTGCTGATCGGTCTGTTCACAGGTAAAGAAATTCTTAGATGGAAACTGCCCTTCCCCAACCCCAATCCTCTGCTCTGGATACTGCATATCGCACTCTTCTGGGTACCTGTTGCCTTCATTCTTTCAGCACTGGTAAATCTTACAACACTGCTAAGCGGTGTGAACTTTCTGGTACTCGATATTCACATGTTGGTACTCGGCTTTGTCCTTACCATCATGATCGGTTTCGGCACCCGAGTGACCATCGGCCATTCAGGGAATATAATGCAGGCAGACAGATGGGTTACCTTCCTTTTCTACTGGACACAGGTTGTCGTAGCCTTACGTATACTTGTTTCCCTCGCAGCAGCACTGGGATGGAACTTCATGGTCCTCTTCGACGTCTCTGCAACGGCATGGCTTATCATGTTCACTGCCTGGGCTGTGCGTTTCTTCGCCGTTCTTATCAACGGGAAAAAGCTGAGTTGA
- a CDS encoding sodium:solute symporter, translating into MHSAFSTLDWAVFSSYFLVLIVTSVLLSQGKIRNTRDYFVGSNTVPMWAAAISVLATSQSAATFLGGPEYAYSKDLTFIGFYLSAFLAVVFVAKVLIPRFYAIKAVTVYELLEKRYGASAKKQAGVMFLVGRLFASGARLYIGALAISMILFLDIAAAHVAISIAVLMLGALAYVYFGGVKSVIFSDIIQAVTYIGAGIAVLIYLYMSMNADMGTIVSTLQTEHKLKLLDWSLSGGFSVWALLGGWLLLNIAAYGLDQDMTQRALTCKDTKEAQNSLMFSIYMTIPVAILFLCIGLLLYLFYQHPELSGLNTEVVQKFDGEKITIFMYYILHEMPEGMRGLVTVGAVAAALSSSNSVLGAMSSVAIEDLYKPWKRKRSNVDEMHFVKAGRAAVLLFAVALSAMAMISYYWQRYTELPLLSFALGVMAFAYTGLLGVYAAAIFTKRGSATTVPLSLIGGFMTVLLLQPYVLGAAFDFKLGFAWQILIGTIVAFGIMMGAKDHDIVNQNT; encoded by the coding sequence ATGCATTCGGCTTTCTCCACGCTGGACTGGGCGGTCTTTTCTTCATATTTTTTGGTATTAATCGTTACATCCGTTCTTTTAAGCCAAGGAAAGATCAGAAATACCAGAGACTATTTTGTAGGAAGCAATACCGTTCCGATGTGGGCTGCAGCCATCTCGGTACTGGCCACTTCGCAGTCGGCAGCCACCTTTCTGGGAGGCCCGGAATACGCCTACAGCAAAGATCTGACCTTTATCGGATTTTACCTCTCTGCCTTTTTGGCTGTTGTGTTTGTGGCCAAAGTGCTCATTCCCCGTTTCTATGCCATTAAAGCGGTGACAGTTTATGAACTGCTTGAGAAGCGTTACGGTGCATCTGCAAAGAAACAGGCGGGTGTCATGTTCCTTGTGGGGCGCCTGTTTGCTTCGGGAGCACGGCTGTACATAGGAGCACTGGCCATATCGATGATCCTTTTTCTGGATATTGCAGCCGCTCATGTGGCCATTTCCATTGCCGTTTTGATGCTGGGTGCACTGGCCTATGTCTATTTTGGTGGGGTAAAATCGGTCATTTTTTCCGATATTATTCAGGCAGTCACCTACATCGGGGCAGGGATTGCGGTACTGATCTACCTCTATATGAGTATGAATGCCGATATGGGTACGATCGTCTCGACACTGCAGACAGAGCATAAACTCAAACTGCTTGACTGGTCTTTGAGCGGTGGATTCTCAGTCTGGGCACTGCTTGGCGGATGGCTGCTGTTGAACATTGCTGCCTATGGGCTGGATCAGGATATGACGCAACGGGCTTTGACCTGTAAAGATACCAAAGAGGCGCAGAACTCCCTGATGTTCTCGATCTATATGACGATCCCCGTGGCCATTCTGTTCCTGTGTATAGGGCTGTTGCTCTATCTCTTCTATCAACATCCCGAACTCTCTGGGCTCAATACCGAAGTGGTACAGAAATTCGACGGTGAGAAGATCACGATATTCATGTACTATATTTTGCATGAGATGCCTGAGGGGATGCGCGGACTGGTGACGGTCGGAGCGGTTGCTGCGGCCCTCTCTTCTTCCAACTCCGTATTGGGTGCCATGTCCTCCGTGGCCATTGAAGACCTTTACAAACCCTGGAAGCGCAAAAGAAGTAATGTGGATGAGATGCATTTCGTCAAAGCGGGCAGGGCGGCTGTATTACTATTTGCCGTGGCCCTTTCAGCTATGGCGATGATCAGCTACTACTGGCAGCGCTACACCGAACTGCCGCTGCTCAGTTTTGCGCTGGGTGTCATGGCTTTTGCCTATACCGGACTGTTGGGGGTCTATGCTGCGGCCATATTTACCAAACGCGGCAGTGCAACAACCGTACCGCTTTCTCTGATAGGCGGTTTTATGACCGTGCTTCTTCTTCAGCCCTATGTACTTGGTGCCGCATTTGACTTCAAACTGGGATTTGCCTGGCAGATACTCATAGGTACGATCGTGGCATTCGGGATCATGATGGGTGCAAAAGATCACGACATAGTTAATCAAAATACATAG
- a CDS encoding cytochrome-c peroxidase produces the protein MKIIKFMGMSLLASSLLLGAASVADKAKNAGLKAIPADKAELMKLIDPKNTITPERVELGKKLYFEPRLSKSGIISCNTCHNIGLGGVDGVPAATGHNWTANPHHLNSPTVYNAVFFDKQFWDGRSPDLEDQAQGPMQAAPEMAAAPSLVEARVNSIPAYVDEFKKAYGKDVKVDFVTITKTIGIFERTLVTPSRFDDYLNGKEDALSDAEKAGLATFIDKGCTSCHTGIALGGSMQPFPAVGKFKYANVGDFKGDKNGMVKAPTLRNITETAPYFHNGTVWDLKEAVKIMGETQLGMKISDEDAAKIVTFFKALDGKKPEIVYPQFPESTLKTPKPDFK, from the coding sequence ATGAAAATCATTAAATTTATGGGAATGTCGTTGTTGGCATCTTCACTGCTGCTTGGTGCAGCATCGGTTGCAGACAAAGCCAAAAATGCGGGATTAAAAGCGATCCCTGCGGACAAAGCAGAGCTGATGAAGCTGATCGATCCGAAGAATACCATCACGCCTGAAAGAGTTGAACTGGGCAAGAAACTCTATTTCGAACCAAGACTCTCAAAGAGCGGTATCATTTCATGTAATACCTGTCACAACATTGGTCTTGGCGGTGTAGACGGTGTACCTGCCGCGACAGGCCACAACTGGACGGCAAACCCGCATCACCTCAATTCGCCGACAGTCTACAATGCGGTATTCTTCGACAAACAGTTCTGGGACGGACGAAGCCCAGACCTTGAGGACCAGGCACAGGGTCCTATGCAGGCTGCACCTGAAATGGCTGCAGCACCTTCACTGGTAGAAGCAAGAGTCAATTCCATCCCTGCGTATGTGGATGAATTCAAAAAAGCGTACGGAAAGGATGTCAAAGTAGATTTTGTCACTATCACTAAAACCATCGGTATCTTTGAAAGAACACTTGTAACACCTTCAAGATTCGATGACTACCTCAACGGGAAAGAAGATGCGTTGAGCGATGCCGAAAAAGCAGGTCTTGCTACATTCATCGACAAAGGATGTACTTCCTGCCATACAGGTATCGCTCTGGGCGGAAGTATGCAGCCATTCCCTGCAGTTGGAAAGTTCAAATATGCCAACGTAGGTGACTTCAAGGGTGACAAGAACGGTATGGTCAAAGCACCGACACTGAGAAACATTACCGAAACAGCACCTTATTTCCATAACGGTACTGTATGGGATCTGAAAGAAGCGGTCAAGATCATGGGTGAAACACAGCTTGGAATGAAGATCTCCGATGAAGATGCTGCCAAGATCGTGACATTCTTCAAGGCACTCGATGGGAAAAAACCTGAGATCGTTTACCCTCAGTTCCCGGAAAGTACACTCAAAACACCAAAGCCAGACTTCAAGTAA
- a CDS encoding HAD hydrolase family protein, which translates to MKPIYITDLDHTFLRTDLSLSPYSIETWNMKAEHALMGIATARSFTKAKELLIQLQINAPMILLDGSIIVTPEQEIIDIKTIGKTLGDAIVEVGIAHDIDPFIIGVKDSDINESFLYPRKLNDYQRDVLKGYKDDPRMQFNPDNRTMEQNLKIVYFGYEAQLRPLYEALKNTFGNEIEAKLSPEKYGGGWFLTLLHPEGDKAHALKKVMEYLERDPSDVTVFGDSVNDIGMFKLAGTSVAVSNALDEVKSVADIVLPHRNDEDAVAKYLAGV; encoded by the coding sequence ATGAAACCCATCTATATTACAGACCTTGACCATACCTTTCTGCGTACAGACCTGAGCCTTAGTCCCTATAGCATCGAAACATGGAACATGAAAGCAGAACATGCCCTCATGGGCATTGCTACTGCCCGAAGTTTCACCAAAGCGAAGGAGCTGCTGATCCAACTGCAAATCAATGCCCCCATGATCCTGCTGGACGGTTCCATTATCGTAACTCCGGAACAGGAGATCATAGACATCAAGACCATCGGGAAAACACTGGGAGATGCTATTGTGGAAGTGGGCATAGCACATGATATTGACCCCTTCATTATCGGGGTGAAGGACAGTGATATCAATGAATCTTTTTTATACCCAAGAAAGCTCAATGATTATCAACGTGATGTGCTCAAAGGCTACAAGGATGATCCGCGTATGCAGTTCAACCCTGACAACAGAACCATGGAACAGAACCTGAAGATCGTCTACTTCGGGTATGAAGCACAGCTGAGACCGCTTTATGAAGCACTTAAAAATACGTTTGGAAATGAGATAGAAGCGAAACTCTCTCCAGAGAAATACGGCGGAGGCTGGTTCCTCACCCTACTGCATCCCGAAGGGGACAAGGCCCATGCACTCAAAAAGGTCATGGAGTATCTCGAACGTGACCCTTCCGATGTCACAGTCTTCGGCGACTCGGTAAATGACATCGGTATGTTCAAACTTGCCGGTACTTCAGTGGCGGTCTCGAACGCGTTGGATGAAGTTAAGAGTGTTGCAGATATCGTCCTGCCCCACCGCAACGACGAGGATGCCGTGGCGAAATACCTGGCAGGAGTGTAG